One genomic segment of Pongo abelii isolate AG06213 chromosome 13, NHGRI_mPonAbe1-v2.0_pri, whole genome shotgun sequence includes these proteins:
- the LOC100935961 gene encoding LOW QUALITY PROTEIN: ubiquitin-conjugating enzyme E2 variant 1 (The sequence of the model RefSeq protein was modified relative to this genomic sequence to represent the inferred CDS: inserted 2 bases in 1 codon), with protein MLLWAQTTYENRTHSLXECRPKTPKNTHLCKIVTKINTNGVDSSNVVVDPKAILVLAKGQNSHSIIVVLQELWHLVMSKADIKLLQPPEGQCYSNSSKRKTTGPSFLPFDLTGLHFPRQ; from the exons ATGCTACTTTGGGCTCAGACAACTTATGAAAACAGAACACACAGTCT AGAATGTAGACCTAAAACACCCAAAAACACTCACCTTTGTAAGATTGtaacaaaaattaatacaaatggaGTTGATAGCTCTAATGTAGTGGTGGACCCAAAAGCCATATTAGTACTAGCAAAAGGGCAGAATTCACACAGTATCATAGTTGTTCTGCAAGAGCTTTGGCACCTAGTCATGTCCAAAGCAGATATAAAACTCCTTCAGCCACCTGAAGGACAGTGTTACAGCaattcatcaaaaagaaaaaccacaggcccttctttccttccattcgATTTAACTGGTCTTCATTTTCCACGGCAGTAA